DNA from Bradyrhizobium diazoefficiens USDA 110:
GCTGGGATGCAATAACGAGGTCGAAATTGGCCTCGGTCTGGCCCGGCCGCGGAATGGTCGAATCCAGCAGGAACCGGTGATCCTCACGATAGAGCACCAGGACGACGGGCCGCTCGTAGAGCGGCATGGCCGTGCGCGGGCTGATCGCGGCGCGCCAGTTCTGCTCCAGGAACGGCCGCAGCTCTGCGATCTGCTGCTCGAACTCGCCCGACGAGGCGCCACGTAGCGGAACCTCGTGCCAGACGGTGGCGGCCGCCGCTGCGGGCGATGCCGGCGTGAGCCAGGGCGCCTCCGAATAGAACATGTTGGTGAAGACGAACACCGACGCAGGATGCTCGAAAATGCGATCCGGCACCTTCTCCAGCGTCAGGCGCAGGTCCTCGAGACTGAGCTCCTTGCCGGCGACATAGAACGGCATGTGCGGAAAGCGCTGGTGCGTCGCGCGCAGCACCCGCGCCAGCACCGTGCCGTCGCCGACGCCGGCGTCGAACAGGCGCAGCGCCGGCGGGCGCGGGTGGATGGCGGCCAGTTCCAGCGCAACCCGGTCCGCGATCACCCGCTTTTCGCTACAGGTGTGGACGAACAGCAAATATTTCTGCCGGTTCTCGAAGAAACGGAAATTACCACGCGGATCGCGCTTTTCCGGGGGCACCTGAAGGCCTCGTGGCGGCGGCACGCCGCCGGCCATCGACGCCGCCATATAGGCCTGGATCCGTTCCAGCGTGTCGATGGTGATGCGCTTTCCCTCGCGCAGGCGATGCACCAGCTTCCCATCGTTCACCGCGCGCCGGCCAAACGTCGATTCCGCCATATCCGCCTTGCGGCAGAACTCGGTGATCTGGCTCAGGATTTCGTCGTTTTTCATGAGTGGGAAGGTGGTGGGCAGCGATGTTGGGTCCCATCTCTTAGCAAAGTCTGCCCACCGGGGGAATACCCTCGCTTGCTTCACCCCAGGTCCAACGACGGGAGCGTGAACCCCGGCGCACCGCCGGGCAACAAACAAGCACTTCTCCTCTTACGGGACGACCGCCATGCGCCGCCTGCTCGTCGCGCTCTGCCTGCTCACCGTCGTGCTGGGGTCGACGTCCGCCCTGGCGCAGGCGCGCAACCAGCTCGGGCCGCTCTGCACCACCGAGACCACCCCGGCGGACAAGATGGTCGACGCCTGCACCAAGATCATCGCGCTGAAGGTCTTCAAGGGCGAACAGCTCGCGACCGTCTATTTCTGGCGCGCGGTGGGCTGGAACAAGAAGGGCGACTACGCCAAGGTCATCACTGATGCCACGGAGGCGATCCGGCTGCAGCCGAGCCAGGCGGTCTATAACCTCAGGGGCTCGGCCTATTACGACAAGGGCGACTACGACATCGCGATCGCCGATTTCGACGATGCGCTGAAGCTCGGACCTCCCAGCGGCATCATCTTCCACAATCGCGGCAACGCCTGGCGGGGCAAGCACGACTACACCAAGGCGATCGCCGACTACGACATGTCGATCAAAGCCGATCCGAAATCGGCGTTCTCGTTCCAGAACCGCGGCATCTCGAAAGAAGCACTCGGCGATCTCGACGGCGCGCTCGCCGACATCAACCAAGCGATCCGGCTCGACCCGACGCTGCCGCAGCCGCTGATCAACCGTACCTCGATCTGGCGCGCCAAGGGCGATCTCGATCGCGCCATCGCCGATGGCAGCGAGGCGATCCGGCTCGCCGAGAAAAAGCCGCCGGCCAACATCATGACGCCGCCGAACAGCGTGCTGATCTCGGGCTATACCCATCGCGCGCTGGCCTATGAAGCGAAAGGCGACTACGCCCGCGCACGCGACGACTACAAGGCGACGCTGGCGATCGTGGCGTCGGACGCCGGCAGCAAGGCCAACCAGGCGACCGCAAAAGTGCGGCTGTCGCTGGTGAGCGATGCAGCTGTGCCGATCCCGCGCGATGCGCCCTCGCCCACGACGCAGCCGACAGCGGCCCCTGCCCCGCAGCAGACCGGCGCGGCATCCGCGCCCTCGCCTGCTCCGGCCGTGCGCGGCACGCGCATGGCGCTGATTATCGGCAACGGCGCCTATGCGCATGTGAAGGCGCTGCCCAATCCACCCAACGACGCCCGCGCCGTCGCCAAGAGCCTGCGCGACATCGGCTTCACCGTGTCGGAGGGCGTCGACCTCGACCGCGCCGCGATGCAGAAGATGACGCGCGACTTCCTGCGCGATGCGGCCCGGGCGCAAGTCGCCGTGGTCTACTATGCCGGCCATGGCGTGCAGGTGGACGGCCGCAACTATCTCATTCCCGTCGACGTCGAACTCAAGCCGGGCACGGCCATGACGGAGGCGATGATCGACATGGACACGATCATGGCCGGCCTCGACGATCAGGTCCGCACCAACATTTTGATTTTCGATGCCTGCCGCAACAACCCGATGGCACAGCAGGTGGCTTCAGCCGCTGCCAATCGCGGCATCGAGGGCGCCTCGGGCCTCGCGGCTCCGACGAGCCTCGGCGCCGGGGCGACACTCGGCGCCGGCACGCTGATCGCGTTCGCCACCGCACCGGGCCAGGTCGCGCTCGACGGCGACGGCGCCAACTCGCCGTTCTCCGCCGCGCTGTCCCGTCACATCGGCACGCTCGGGCTGGAGGTGCAGCAGATGCTCACGCGGGTGCGGGCGGAAGTGGTGTCGACTACGAAGAACAAGCAGGTGCCGTGGTCGAATTCGTCGCTGCTGGGAGAAGTTTACCTGGCGGAGAAGTGACGATGCGCTTGCGCGCCGTCATCCCGGGGTGGTGCGCAAGCACCAGACCCGGGATCTCGAACTCCTCAGGTGCGCAAGCGCGCACCATCGTTCGCGCTACGCACGCCCCGGGATGACGCTGTGCCTCAGTTGCCCCACACTTCCTTCGCGATCTCCACCGCAAGGCTCAGCTTGGCCCACTGCTCTTCCTCGGAGAGGATGTTGCCTTCCTCGGTCGAGGCGAAGCCGCATTGCGGGGACAGTGCGAGCTGCTCAAGCGGCGCGAACTTGGCGGCCTCTTCCAGACGGCGCTTGATGTCGTCCTTCTTCTCGAGCTCACCGAACTTCGAGGTGATGACGCCGACCACGACGACCTTGTTGCCCTTGGGCAGGAAGCGCAGCGGCTCGAAACCGCCGGCGCGGTCGCTGTCGTACTCCAGGAAGTAGCCGTCGTAATTGGTGCCGGCGAGCATGGTCTCGGCCACCGGCTCGTAGCCGCCCGAGGAGATCCAGGTCGAGCGGAAATTGCCGCGGCAGACATGTGTCGTCACTACCATGTCGGCGGGCTTCTCGGCCAGCGCGTAGTTGATGATGCGCGCAT
Protein-coding regions in this window:
- a CDS encoding caspase family protein; this translates as MRRLLVALCLLTVVLGSTSALAQARNQLGPLCTTETTPADKMVDACTKIIALKVFKGEQLATVYFWRAVGWNKKGDYAKVITDATEAIRLQPSQAVYNLRGSAYYDKGDYDIAIADFDDALKLGPPSGIIFHNRGNAWRGKHDYTKAIADYDMSIKADPKSAFSFQNRGISKEALGDLDGALADINQAIRLDPTLPQPLINRTSIWRAKGDLDRAIADGSEAIRLAEKKPPANIMTPPNSVLISGYTHRALAYEAKGDYARARDDYKATLAIVASDAGSKANQATAKVRLSLVSDAAVPIPRDAPSPTTQPTAAPAPQQTGAASAPSPAPAVRGTRMALIIGNGAYAHVKALPNPPNDARAVAKSLRDIGFTVSEGVDLDRAAMQKMTRDFLRDAARAQVAVVYYAGHGVQVDGRNYLIPVDVELKPGTAMTEAMIDMDTIMAGLDDQVRTNILIFDACRNNPMAQQVASAAANRGIEGASGLAAPTSLGAGATLGAGTLIAFATAPGQVALDGDGANSPFSAALSRHIGTLGLEVQQMLTRVRAEVVSTTKNKQVPWSNSSLLGEVYLAEK